The Naumannella cuiyingiana DNA window GCAGATGTTGCACCCGAAGAAGCGCACGGTCGGCGTCCGGATTCCCGAGCACACGACGACGCTCGCGCTGGTCGAGGCGCTCGGTGAGCCGATGATCTCCAGCACGCTGCTGCTGCCCGGCGAGGAGGACCCGCTGACGGAGGGCTGGGTGATCAACGACGAGCTCGGCAATCAGCTCGACGCCGTGGTCGATTCCGGTGACTGCGGCGTGGAGCCGACGACGGTCGTCGACCTCTCGGGCGAGGAGGTGGTGATCGCGCGCTACGGGGCGGGCGATCCCGCACCGTTCGAGTGACGGTACGCCCGCGCGGCCGCCGCGAGGCCGCGGAAGAGGGCGTCCTCCTCCCGATGCTCGGGATGCCACTGGATGCCGAGCCAGAACTCCCGGTCCGGATGCTCGATCGCCTCCAGCAACCCGTCCGCGGCCCGCGCGACCGGGTTCAGTCCCGGGTGTGCGGCGACCGACTGGTGGTGGTGACACGACACGATCGTCCGGGTCTCGCCCAGCACCTCCGCCAGGCGCGACCCGGCGTCGATCACCACTTCGGTGTCGCCGAAGGCGTCCGGGCCGGGGGAGTGCCGCTCGTGGCCGACCAGGTCGGGCACGTGCTGGTCGAGCGACCCGCCGGCGTGGACGGCCATCACCTGCATCCCGCGGCACACGCCGAGCACCGGCATGCCACGCGCGGCCGCCCCGTCCAGCAGGTCCAGTTCCCACGCATCTCGCACGGTTCTGGGCTCACCCGCACGCGGGTGCGGCCGGGCCGCATAGCGTGCGGGATCGACATCGGGCCCGCCGCTGATCACCAGCCCGTCCAGCCGGTCCAGGACCGTCGGGTCCGAGGCGGGCAGCAGCACGGGTATCGCGCCGGCCTTGGTCACGGTGGCGCTGTAGTTCCCGGTCAGCAGGTCGGCCACCTCGTGCCAGGCACCCCAGCGGGTCGGTTCGCGGTAGCTGGTCAGCCCGATCACGGGCGGTACGCCGCTCACAGTGGCGTCACATAGGCAGCGGAGATGCCGCCGTCGACCAGGAACGTGCTCGCGGTGATGAAGCTGGCCTCGTCGGAGGCCAGGAAGAGGACGGCATTGGCCATCTCCTCCGGCTCGCCGAAGCGGCCCATCGGCACGTGCACCAACCGGCGCTCGGCTCGCTCGGGGTCGGCGGCGAACAGATCGCGCAGCAGCGGGGTGTTCACCGGGCCGGGGCACAGCGCATTCACCCGCACGCCCTGACGCGCGAACTGCACGCCGAGTTCCCGGCTCATCGACAACACCCCGCCCTTGGAGGCCGAGTAGGAGATCTGTGAGGTTGCGGCACCCATCACCGCGACGAACGAGGCGGTGTTGATGATCGATCCGCGCCCCTGCTCGATCATGTACGGCAGCGCGGCCTTGCAGCACAGGTACACGCTGGTCAGGTTGACCTCCTGCACCCGCTTCCACGCCTCGAGGTCGGTGTCGAGGATCGAGTCGTCCTCGGGCGGGGAGATGCCCGCGTTGTTGAACGCGATGTCGACGCTGCCCCAGGTCTGCTGGGCATGATCGAACAGCGCCGAAACCTGCTCGGGATCGGTGACGTCGGTGTGGCAGAAGCTGCCGCCCAGGCGTTCGGCAAGCTCCTTGCCGGCGCCGTCGTCGACATCGGCCAGCACCACGCGGGCGCCCTCTGCCGCAAGGCGTTCGGCGCTGGCCCGGCCGATCCCGGACGCGGCGCCGGTGATCACCGCCACCTTTCCGGCCACCCGGCCCGTCGCGGCACTACTCATGATCATCCTTCCGGTCGGTGGCGATGAAGACGTTCTTCTCCTCGGTGAATCCGTGGGCGGCGTCCGGCCCGAGCTCGCGGCCCAGCCCCGATTGCTTGTAGCCGCCGAACGGGGTCCAGTAGCGCACCGAGGCGTGGGAGTTGACGCTGAGATTGCCGGCGCGTACGCCGCGCGCGACGCGCAGCGCGCGCCCGACATCGCCGGTGTAGATCGAACCGGACAGGCCGTACTCGGTGTCGTTGGCCAGCGCGATCGCCTCGTCCTCGTCGTCGAACGGCAGCACCGAGACCACGGGGCCGAAAACCTCCTCGCGCCAGATGGGCTCGTCGGTGCTGTCCACCCGGGTCAGCGTGGGCGCCACCCAGAAGCCGGGCCCGTCGGGCACGGCTGCCTGCTGGTCGATCTGGGCATGATCGAGATAGGCGCGGACGCGATCGCGCTGCTGTGCGGAGATCAGCGGCCCCATGTCCGCCCCGGCGTCGGCCGCGGGGTCGGCCACCCGGACGTTCGCGATCGCCGGCCGGAGCAGGCCGAGAAACTTCTCGTAGACGCTGCGCTGGACCAGCAACCGCGACCGTGCGCAGCAGTCCTGCCCCGCATTGTCGAAGACCGCGCCGGGTGCCGCCGCGGCCGCCGCGGAGAGATCGGCGTCGGCGAAGATGATGTTGGCGCTCTTGCCGCCGAGCTCCAGGGTCAGCCGCTTCACTCGGTCGGCGCAGCCGGCCATGATCGACTTGCCGACGGCGGTCGAACCGGTGAAGACGATCTTGCCCACGTCCGGATGCTCGACGAAGCGGCGGCCGACGACCGAGCCCTGGCCGGGCACGACGGTGAGCACCCCGGGGGGCAACCCGGCCTCCAGCGCCAGCTCGCCGAGCCGGATCGCGGTCAGCGGGGTCAGCTCGGCTGGCTTGAGGACGACGGTGTTGCCGGCCGCCAGCGCCGGCGCCAGACCCCAGCCGGCGATGGGCATCGGGAAGTTCCAGGGGACGATGATCCCGACCACGCCGATCGGCTCGTGGAAGGTCAGGTCGACGCCGCCCGCCACCGGGATCTGCTTGCCGAGCAGGCGTTCCGGCGTACCCGCGTAGTAGTTGAGCACGTCGCGGACGTTGCCGGCCTCCCAGCGCGCATTGCCCCGGGTATGGCCGGCATTGCGCACCTCGAGCTCGGCCAGCTCGTCAAGATGCGCGTCGACGACGGCGGCGAAGGAACGCAGCAGCCGGGCCCGCTCGCCGGGCGCTACCTCGGCCCACGCGGGCGCGGCCGCCGCCGCGCCGGCGACGGCCTGGTCGGCGCCGGCCTCGTCGGCCGACGGGATCTCCGCGACCAGCTCCTCGGTGGCGGGATTGATCACCTGGTGGGTGGACATGCGCTCCTCATCGAATGGGTTGGTCGGACGGTCTCACAGGCGTTCGAAGCCGCGGCGCAGCTCCCAGTCGGTGACGGCGGCGCCGAAGGCCGCCAGCTCGACATCGGCCATGTTCACGTAGTGGTCGACGACCTCGTCGCCGAATGCCGCCCGGGCCGCAGCGGACCCGGCGAAGGCGTCGCGGGCCTCGGCGAGGGTGCCCGGCACCCGTTCGCGGCCCGCGGCATAGGCATTGCCCGCCAGGGCGGGCTCGAGTTCGAGCTGTTGCTCGATCCCGTCGAGGCCGCTCGCCAGCATCGCGGCGAGCGCGAGGTAGGGATTCACGTCGCCGCCGGGTACGCGGTTCTCCAGCCGGGCCGAGCCGCGGTGGCCGACCGTCCGGATCGCACAGGTGCGATTGTCCTCGCCCCAGGCGATGGCCGTCGGCGCGAAGGAGGCATCGGCGAAACGCTTGTAGGAGTTGATGTTCGGCGCATAGAGCAGGGTGTGGTCGCGCATCGTGGCGAGCATTCCGGCGATGAAGCTGCGATAGATCGGGGTCGGGCCGTCGCCGGTGTCGAAGACCAGCTCGCCGTCCTTCCCGCGCAGCGACAGGTGGATGTGGCAGGAATTGCCCTCGCGCTCGTTCGGCTTGGCCATGAAGGTGATCGACTGGCCGTGCTGGGCGGCGATCTCCTTGGCCATCGTCTTGTAGACGCTGTGGTTGTCGGCGGTGACCATCGCCTCGTCGTAGAGGAAGCCGATCTCGTGCTGGCCGAGATTGCACTCGCCCTTGGCGCTCTCCACGTTCATCCCGGCCGCATAGGTGGCATTGCGGATCGCGCGCAACAGCGGTTCCACCCGCGCCGTGCCGAGCAGGGAGTAGTCGATGTTGTAGAGGTTGGCCGGCGTCAGCTCGCGGTAGTCGCGCCGCTGCGCCTCCTCGTAGCTGTCCCGGAAGATCACGAACTCCAGCTCGGTGCCGGCGAGCGCGGTGTAGCCGAGGGCGGCGGCCCGGTCGAGCTGGCGGCGCAGGATCCGGCGCGGCGACTGCTCCACGGGCCGCCCGTCCAGCCAGGTCAGGTCGCACTGCACCATCGCCGAGGCCGGCTCGTGCGGCAGCCGGCGCAGGGTGCTCAGGTCGAGTTCGAAGGCGAGATCGCCGTAGCCCCGCTCCCAGGACGAAATGGCGTACCCGTCGACGGTGTTCATCTCGACATCGACGGCAAGCAGGTAGTTGCAGCCCTCCGTGCCGTGTTCGAGGGCGAAGTCGAGGAAGTACGCCGCATGCAGCCGCTTGCCCTGCAGCCGGCCCTGCATGTCGGTGAAGGCGACGACGACCGTGTCGATGGTGCCCTCGTCCACGGCGGATCGTAGGGCGGCGAGGTCGAGCATGCGGGGATTGGTCCGGGCGGGTTCGGTCGCGGTCATGGCGTGCCTTCTCTCTCAGCCGAGGAAGCCGCGCAGCAGCGCGGCAGTGTCGTCGCAGTGGCGTTCCATGGCGCGGCGCGCCCGGGCGGGGTTGCCGGCCAGCACGGCCCGCACGATGCTGCGGTGCTGGTCGGTGGAGTGATCGATGTTGACCGGCAGCGACGGGATGGCGCAGAGCATCGTGTGCAGGTCGGCCTGGACATGCGTCACCGCGGAGGTGATCGCGGCCGAGCCGGTGACGCCGGCCAGCGCGAGGTGCAGGCGGGCGTCGGCCTGCCGGTGCTCGGCGGGATCCCCGGCGCCCTCGACCTCGGCGAGGCTGGCGGCGAGCAGTTCGCGTTGTGCCGGGGCGAGCGTGAGGCTCGCGGCGTACTCGCAGGCGCCCGGTTCGACGATCCGGCGATAGACCAGGGTGTCGAGGAGCTGATCGGTACGCGGCGGCTGGCCGGGCAGCGGGCCGGCACCCAGGATGGCGCCGGCTTGGTCCGGGTCGTCGTTGGGCACGGTCGGGCTCGACGTGACCTCCGTCCCGCCGCCGCGCCCCCGTCGGGTGCGGACCATGCCTGCCGCCCGCAGCGCCGCGATCGCCTCCCGCAGGGTGGCCCGGGAGACCTGCAGCCGGGCGGCCAGCTCGCGCTCGGGCGGCAGCAGTTCGCCCCGCGCCCAGGCGCCGAGCCGGATGGCCGTGGCCAGTTGCTCGACACAGGCCTCGAACGCGTGATGGGCCCGTACGGGACGCAGCACGACCGCGGGGATCTGCCCGACGGCGGTCGTGGCGGCCCGTTGTGTCATGGTCCCCAGTCTGTCGGGGCACCGCCGGTCCCTGTCAATGGTCTGGAGTCAGACCTTTTGAACTTTCTGCTCAGCAGCAGCGCATGCCGGGGCGCGCGTCGGCCTCGGCGTGTCTGGTACGCCAGAACTCCCGCTCGGTCGGCACCGACGCATCCGGGTGGGTGGCGCGCAGGTGTTCGACATAGCGCCGGTACGCCCGATCGCCCATGATCGAGCCGACGTACCAACTGGCCACCCGCCAGGCCCGCTCCAGCACCGCGGTCATCGTCGCTCACCGTCGGCGGGTGCGGTGACCGGCCGCGGCCGGTCCGGCGACGGGTCCAGGCCGGCCTGTTGCCACTCGGCCAGCACGGCCCGCTCCGTGGCGGTCGGGATGAATCCCGCCGGGGCGAAGATGCGGGTCGGCACCACCGCGTCCTCCGTCGGCGGCCCGGATGACCCGCGAACGGCCTTCGCGCACGCCCACAGGGCGGCGATGACGACGATGATCACGAGCAACGCATAGATCACCGACAGGGTGCCCTGGACCGTGGTGTTCCTGATCACCGCGTCGATCTGGGCGGGTGTGGTCGCCGTCTGGAAGCTCTCCGCGCCGGACGCGCGCGCCTCCCGGGCCGCGGCATTCAGCGCCCAGTAGCCGATCTTCGGGTTCGCGGAGAAGACCTTCTGGTAGCTGGCGGTGAGGGTGACCGCGAGGTCCCAGGCCAGCGGCAGCCCGGGGATCCAGGCCCACTTGTAGAGCCCGCGTTTGACCACGACGGTGAACACGACCGCCAGCGCGATCGCGGCAAGGAGCTGGTTGGCGATGCCGAACAGCGGGAACAACATGTTGATCCCGCCGAGCGGGTCGGTGACGCCCATCAGCAAGATCGCCCCCCAGGCTGCCACCACGATCGCCGAGCAGAGCCAGGCGCCGACGCGCCAGGAGGGGTCCTTGAAGCGGCTCATCCCGGGGAAGTTGCCCAAGGTGTCGGTCAGCATGAAGCGGGCGACCCGCGTACCGGCATCGATGGTGGTCAGGATGAACAGCGCCTCGAACATGATCGCGAAGTGGTACCAGAACGCCTGGGCCGCGGGCAGGAACGGGATCTGGGCGAGGATGTGCGACATCCCGAAGGCGAGCGTGGGCGCGCCGCCGGTCCGCGAGACGATCGACTCCTCCCCGACCGATTGCGCGGCGGCGGCGATCTGCTCGGCCGGGTAGGGCGGCAGCGGCTGGCCGCCGGGGGAGAGCAGGCCGAGGCTGTTCACCCAGGCGGCCGCGGTTCCCGGCTCGCCGCCGGTGACGCCCTTGGGGGCGTTCATCACGAAGTACAGGTGCTGATCGATCGCCACCGCCGCGACCAGCGCCATGATCGCGACGAACGACTCGGTCAGCATGCCGCCGTAACCGATCAGGCGGGCCTGCTTCTCCTTCTCGATCAGCTTGGGCGTGGTCCCCGAGGAAATCAGCGCGTGGAAGCCCGACAGGGCGCCGCAGGCGATGGTGATGAACAAGAAGGGGAACAGCGCGCCGGCGAAGGCCGGGCCGGTCCCGGTGAAGGCGAAGGAGGTGACCGCCGGCATCTGGATCACCGGCTGCGCGATCACGATGGCCAGGGCCAGCAGGATGATCGTGCCGACCTTCATGAAGGTCGACAGATAATCGCGGGGAGCGAGCAGGAGCCAGACCGGCAGCACGGAGGCGAGGAATCCGTACGCGGCAAGCCACAGCGCCAGGGTCGCGGGCTCGAGGGTGAAGAACTCCGCCCAGGAGGAGTTGGCCACCCACCCGCCGGCGATGATCGCGAACAGCAGCAGCACCACGCCGATCGCCGAGGTCTCGGAGACCCGCCCGGGGCGGATGAATCGCAGGTAGATCCCCATCAGGATGGCGATCGGGATGGTCATCGACACGGAGAAGACACCCCACGGGCTCTCGGCCAGTGCGCCGATCACCACCACGGCGAGCACCGCGATCAGGATGATCATGATCGTCAGCACGCCGATCATCGCCGCCCAGCCGCCGATCGGGCCGAGCTCGTCGCGGGCCATCTGCCCGAGGCTTCGGCCGCGGCGGCGCAGGGACAGGTGCAACACCAAGAAGTCCTGGACCGCGCCGGCGAAGATGACCCCGACGATGATCCAGATGGTGCCGGGCAGGTAGCCCATCTGCGCGGCGAGCACCGGGCCGACCAGCGGTCCGGCACCGGAGATCGCGGCGAAGTGGTGCCCGAACAGCACCCGCCGATCGGTCGGCAGGAAGTCCTTGCCGTTGTTCAGGATCTCGGCCGGGGTGGCCCGGGTGTCGTCGGGCTGGACGATCTTGCGGTCGATCAGCTTGGAGTAGAAGCGAAAGCCGATGATGTAGCTGCCGACGGCGGCGAACACGAACCACAGTCCGTTCACCTGCTCGCCCCGGACGACCGCGATCATCACCCAGCCGATCGCGGCCAGCAGCGCGATGATGCCGATCACGATCTTGGCCCGCAGGCTGGTCCCCGGCGGCTCCTGGACCGCCACGGGGGGCAGGTCGGGATCGGTGCGGATCGCGTTGCCCTGCGGAGCGTCGATGCTCATGTCGCGGCCTCCAAGCCCTCGAACTGACAGGGTTGAGCTTAGGGCGAGCAGGTCGCCGGCGCACGTGTCAGGCCTAAGCTGCCCGCATGTGTCGCAATATCCGCACCCTGCACAATTTCGAACCCGAGGCGACCAACGACGAGGTCCACGCCGCCGCGCTGCAGTACGTTCGCAAGATCGCCGGGACGACCAAGCCCAGCCAGGCCAACCAGGCGGCATTCGACCGCGCCGTCGCCGAGGTCGCGCACAGCACCCGGCACCTGCTGGATGCCCTGGTCACCTCCGCCCCGCCGAAGAACCGCGAGGTCGAGGCGGCCAAGGCCAGGGCGCGTTCGGCTGCTCGCTACGCTGGCTGACCGGATTCGTCGGGAGTCCTGACCAATCCGACGGGGGAGACGCAGATGCATCGAGCGGAGGAGTTCGAAGCGCTGCGAC harbors:
- a CDS encoding gamma-glutamyl-gamma-aminobutyrate hydrolase family protein, whose translation is MSGVPPVIGLTSYREPTRWGAWHEVADLLTGNYSATVTKAGAIPVLLPASDPTVLDRLDGLVISGGPDVDPARYAARPHPRAGEPRTVRDAWELDLLDGAAARGMPVLGVCRGMQVMAVHAGGSLDQHVPDLVGHERHSPGPDAFGDTEVVIDAGSRLAEVLGETRTIVSCHHHQSVAAHPGLNPVARAADGLLEAIEHPDREFWLGIQWHPEHREEDALFRGLAAAARAYRHSNGAGSPAP
- a CDS encoding 3-oxoacyl-ACP reductase; its protein translation is MSSAATGRVAGKVAVITGAASGIGRASAERLAAEGARVVLADVDDGAGKELAERLGGSFCHTDVTDPEQVSALFDHAQQTWGSVDIAFNNAGISPPEDDSILDTDLEAWKRVQEVNLTSVYLCCKAALPYMIEQGRGSIINTASFVAVMGAATSQISYSASKGGVLSMSRELGVQFARQGVRVNALCPGPVNTPLLRDLFAADPERAERRLVHVPMGRFGEPEEMANAVLFLASDEASFITASTFLVDGGISAAYVTPL
- a CDS encoding aldehyde dehydrogenase family protein → MSTHQVINPATEELVAEIPSADEAGADQAVAGAAAAAPAWAEVAPGERARLLRSFAAVVDAHLDELAELEVRNAGHTRGNARWEAGNVRDVLNYYAGTPERLLGKQIPVAGGVDLTFHEPIGVVGIIVPWNFPMPIAGWGLAPALAAGNTVVLKPAELTPLTAIRLGELALEAGLPPGVLTVVPGQGSVVGRRFVEHPDVGKIVFTGSTAVGKSIMAGCADRVKRLTLELGGKSANIIFADADLSAAAAAAPGAVFDNAGQDCCARSRLLVQRSVYEKFLGLLRPAIANVRVADPAADAGADMGPLISAQQRDRVRAYLDHAQIDQQAAVPDGPGFWVAPTLTRVDSTDEPIWREEVFGPVVSVLPFDDEDEAIALANDTEYGLSGSIYTGDVGRALRVARGVRAGNLSVNSHASVRYWTPFGGYKQSGLGRELGPDAAHGFTEEKNVFIATDRKDDHE
- a CDS encoding glutamine synthetase family protein, translating into MTATEPARTNPRMLDLAALRSAVDEGTIDTVVVAFTDMQGRLQGKRLHAAYFLDFALEHGTEGCNYLLAVDVEMNTVDGYAISSWERGYGDLAFELDLSTLRRLPHEPASAMVQCDLTWLDGRPVEQSPRRILRRQLDRAAALGYTALAGTELEFVIFRDSYEEAQRRDYRELTPANLYNIDYSLLGTARVEPLLRAIRNATYAAGMNVESAKGECNLGQHEIGFLYDEAMVTADNHSVYKTMAKEIAAQHGQSITFMAKPNEREGNSCHIHLSLRGKDGELVFDTGDGPTPIYRSFIAGMLATMRDHTLLYAPNINSYKRFADASFAPTAIAWGEDNRTCAIRTVGHRGSARLENRVPGGDVNPYLALAAMLASGLDGIEQQLELEPALAGNAYAAGRERVPGTLAEARDAFAGSAAARAAFGDEVVDHYVNMADVELAAFGAAVTDWELRRGFERL
- a CDS encoding FadR/GntR family transcriptional regulator, with amino-acid sequence MTQRAATTAVGQIPAVVLRPVRAHHAFEACVEQLATAIRLGAWARGELLPPERELAARLQVSRATLREAIAALRAAGMVRTRRGRGGGTEVTSSPTVPNDDPDQAGAILGAGPLPGQPPRTDQLLDTLVYRRIVEPGACEYAASLTLAPAQRELLAASLAEVEGAGDPAEHRQADARLHLALAGVTGSAAITSAVTHVQADLHTMLCAIPSLPVNIDHSTDQHRSIVRAVLAGNPARARRAMERHCDDTAALLRGFLG
- a CDS encoding YbdD/YjiX family protein codes for the protein MTAVLERAWRVASWYVGSIMGDRAYRRYVEHLRATHPDASVPTEREFWRTRHAEADARPGMRCC
- a CDS encoding carbon starvation CstA family protein, which produces MSIDAPQGNAIRTDPDLPPVAVQEPPGTSLRAKIVIGIIALLAAIGWVMIAVVRGEQVNGLWFVFAAVGSYIIGFRFYSKLIDRKIVQPDDTRATPAEILNNGKDFLPTDRRVLFGHHFAAISGAGPLVGPVLAAQMGYLPGTIWIIVGVIFAGAVQDFLVLHLSLRRRGRSLGQMARDELGPIGGWAAMIGVLTIMIILIAVLAVVVIGALAESPWGVFSVSMTIPIAILMGIYLRFIRPGRVSETSAIGVVLLLFAIIAGGWVANSSWAEFFTLEPATLALWLAAYGFLASVLPVWLLLAPRDYLSTFMKVGTIILLALAIVIAQPVIQMPAVTSFAFTGTGPAFAGALFPFLFITIACGALSGFHALISSGTTPKLIEKEKQARLIGYGGMLTESFVAIMALVAAVAIDQHLYFVMNAPKGVTGGEPGTAAAWVNSLGLLSPGGQPLPPYPAEQIAAAAQSVGEESIVSRTGGAPTLAFGMSHILAQIPFLPAAQAFWYHFAIMFEALFILTTIDAGTRVARFMLTDTLGNFPGMSRFKDPSWRVGAWLCSAIVVAAWGAILLMGVTDPLGGINMLFPLFGIANQLLAAIALAVVFTVVVKRGLYKWAWIPGLPLAWDLAVTLTASYQKVFSANPKIGYWALNAAAREARASGAESFQTATTPAQIDAVIRNTTVQGTLSVIYALLVIIVVIAALWACAKAVRGSSGPPTEDAVVPTRIFAPAGFIPTATERAVLAEWQQAGLDPSPDRPRPVTAPADGERR
- a CDS encoding DUF2277 domain-containing protein is translated as MCRNIRTLHNFEPEATNDEVHAAALQYVRKIAGTTKPSQANQAAFDRAVAEVAHSTRHLLDALVTSAPPKNREVEAAKARARSAARYAG